One window of Inquilinus sp. Marseille-Q2685 genomic DNA carries:
- a CDS encoding ABC transporter ATP-binding protein: MNVLAPPPVYALRDVMLRRGGRAAAFELHVSNLVVQRGEIWFLTGQSGSGKSTLLDLLGGTLAPDSAAAFHLAGGAGSPIDLALLWRRRRHDALAALRANSIGYVLQTGGLLPYLTVGENIALTARVAGRHDPEHLRTLARRLGLGRLLDVQPRRLSVGERQRVAIARALAHRPDILLADEPTASLDPPTAEQVFGLMIDTVQQLKTTAIIASHDWARAEAGGYRTFGHALRREQDAVRAYFWT, encoded by the coding sequence ATGAACGTCCTGGCGCCTCCGCCGGTCTATGCCCTGCGCGACGTGATGCTGCGCCGCGGCGGCCGGGCCGCCGCCTTCGAGCTGCATGTCAGCAACCTCGTCGTCCAGCGTGGCGAGATCTGGTTCCTGACGGGTCAGTCCGGCTCCGGCAAGTCGACCCTGCTGGACCTGCTGGGAGGCACCCTGGCCCCCGACAGCGCCGCCGCCTTTCATCTGGCCGGGGGGGCAGGCTCGCCGATCGACCTGGCCCTGCTCTGGCGCCGCCGGCGGCACGACGCCCTCGCGGCGCTGCGGGCCAACAGCATCGGCTATGTACTGCAGACCGGCGGGCTTTTGCCCTATCTCACGGTCGGGGAGAACATCGCCCTGACCGCCCGCGTCGCCGGCCGGCACGACCCGGAGCATCTGCGCACCCTGGCGCGCCGGCTCGGCCTCGGGCGGCTGCTCGATGTCCAGCCGCGCCGCCTGTCGGTCGGCGAGCGGCAGCGCGTGGCCATCGCCCGCGCCCTCGCCCATCGCCCCGACATCCTGCTGGCAGACGAACCCACGGCGTCGCTCGACCCGCCCACGGCGGAGCAGGTGTTCGGCCTGATGATCGACACCGTCCAGCAGTTGAAGACCACGGCCATCATCGCCTCGCATGACTGGGCCAGGGCCGAGGCCGGCGGATACCGGACCTTCGGCCATGCCCTGCGGCGCGAGCAGGATGCCGTGCGCGCCTATTTCTGGACCTGA
- a CDS encoding ABC transporter ATP-binding protein has product MSTLLEVRQASKSFRSGGLFGRHVVRAVDGVDFSLASDRPEVFTIIGESGSGKSTLARMILNSTAPSGGSILFRGRDLATIRSRRDRLAFMAEVQPVFQNPFEAFNPLKRLDGYLFMAARRFCGVRTRDEVDARVDAALRKVGLSLAEVRGRFPHEMSGGQLQRVAIARALVPEPALIVADEPVSMIDASLRMTIVNMFATLRDAFGVSIVYITHALATAYPISDRLIIMEKGRVVEGGPARAVLTAPSHPYSIRLLQAVLPVRNAWREELPAAPRPQPAA; this is encoded by the coding sequence ATGAGCACGCTGCTCGAGGTCCGGCAGGCGAGCAAGAGCTTCAGGTCCGGCGGCCTGTTCGGGCGCCATGTCGTGCGGGCGGTCGACGGCGTCGACTTCTCGCTGGCGAGCGACCGGCCGGAGGTCTTCACCATCATCGGCGAGTCCGGCTCGGGCAAATCGACCCTGGCCCGCATGATCCTGAACAGCACGGCGCCGAGCGGCGGGTCGATCCTGTTCCGCGGCCGCGATCTCGCGACGATCCGCAGCCGCCGCGACCGGCTGGCCTTCATGGCCGAGGTGCAGCCGGTGTTCCAGAACCCTTTCGAGGCGTTCAACCCGCTGAAGCGGCTCGACGGCTATCTCTTCATGGCGGCACGCCGGTTCTGCGGCGTGCGGACGCGCGACGAGGTGGACGCCCGGGTGGACGCCGCGCTGCGCAAGGTCGGCCTGTCGCTGGCCGAGGTCCGTGGCCGCTTCCCCCACGAGATGTCCGGCGGTCAGCTGCAGCGCGTCGCCATCGCCCGCGCCCTGGTGCCCGAGCCGGCGCTGATCGTGGCGGACGAGCCGGTGTCGATGATCGACGCGTCGCTGCGCATGACCATCGTCAACATGTTCGCGACGCTGCGCGACGCGTTCGGCGTGTCGATCGTCTACATCACCCACGCCCTCGCCACCGCCTACCCCATCAGCGACCGCCTCATCATCATGGAAAAGGGCAGGGTGGTGGAAGGCGGTCCCGCCCGGGCCGTGCTCACCGCCCCGAGCCATCCGTATTCCATCCGACTGCTGCAGGCGGTCCTGCCCGTCCGCAACGCCTGGCGGGAGGAGCTCCCCGCCGCACCCAGGCCCCAGCCGGCGGCCTGA
- a CDS encoding SUMF1/EgtB/PvdO family nonheme iron enzyme, protein MSDRSARRLRAALLGLAACLAVAGPGRAAEPITWPEESYNPSPAPGDIVLPLPCGGAMTFRRIDLPSAGVLDDVRVQLGDAQPELGFLSDRRFEVIAGSFSDAATPGVRYFLMGKYEVTRAQWDALAGGDCPNPTMRTRLPQTEITWFDAVAFGRRYSEWLITHARDVLPSESGTPGFVRLPTEDEWEYAARGGMAVSSEAFLASRFPMSSGIPAEYLWYQGTGSAEGKLHPVGLLKPNPLGLHDVLGNASEMMFEPFRLNRRGRLHGQAGGFIVRGGDFTMPLDQIRSGMRVEMPYYAGGSGKATETRQLGLRLAVAAPVITSPERLAEIEREWQAMPSSTESPANARREDAALSTLDRLADEAGDEAVKTELRGVGQSIREALVDRNDARNRTVRSLVNVGALLGNKLRTDQQRLLAVNQAIEQVARPALRRLQARRQDAPTRKATADAEAQMQQMEKQRSGLEDTVRTSREIYVDTVLSTAGDYSDEVVQAQVPTLKAELHARGSDSLLPYVDIFVLHMQRMRDNGAADPQSLVDDLTQ, encoded by the coding sequence ATGTCTGACCGCTCCGCCCGGCGCCTGCGAGCCGCGCTTCTGGGACTCGCGGCCTGCCTGGCGGTCGCCGGGCCGGGCCGGGCGGCCGAGCCCATCACCTGGCCCGAGGAGTCCTACAACCCGTCGCCCGCGCCAGGCGACATCGTCCTGCCCTTGCCCTGCGGGGGCGCCATGACGTTCCGGCGCATCGATCTGCCCTCCGCCGGCGTCCTCGACGATGTCCGGGTCCAGCTCGGCGACGCCCAGCCGGAGCTGGGCTTCCTCAGCGACCGCCGCTTCGAGGTCATCGCCGGTTCCTTCTCCGATGCGGCGACTCCGGGCGTCCGCTACTTCCTGATGGGCAAGTACGAGGTCACTCGCGCGCAGTGGGATGCACTGGCCGGCGGGGACTGCCCGAACCCGACGATGCGGACGCGGCTGCCGCAGACCGAGATCACCTGGTTCGATGCCGTGGCTTTCGGCCGACGCTATTCCGAATGGCTGATCACCCATGCTCGCGACGTGCTGCCGTCGGAATCGGGCACCCCCGGCTTCGTGCGCCTGCCGACCGAGGATGAATGGGAATATGCCGCGCGCGGCGGCATGGCGGTCTCCTCGGAAGCCTTCCTCGCCTCCCGGTTCCCGATGTCGAGCGGCATTCCGGCCGAGTATCTCTGGTACCAGGGCACCGGCTCCGCGGAAGGCAAGCTGCATCCGGTCGGCCTGCTCAAGCCCAATCCGCTGGGTCTGCACGACGTGCTCGGCAATGCGTCGGAGATGATGTTCGAGCCGTTCCGGCTGAACCGGCGCGGCCGGCTGCACGGCCAAGCCGGCGGCTTCATCGTCCGCGGCGGCGATTTCACCATGCCGCTCGACCAGATCCGCTCCGGCATGCGCGTCGAGATGCCGTACTACGCCGGCGGCAGCGGCAAGGCCACCGAAACCCGCCAGCTCGGGCTTCGCCTGGCGGTGGCCGCGCCGGTCATCACCTCGCCCGAGCGTCTGGCGGAGATCGAGCGCGAATGGCAGGCGATGCCGTCGTCGACCGAGAGCCCGGCGAACGCCCGGCGCGAGGACGCGGCCCTGAGCACGCTGGATCGCCTGGCCGACGAGGCCGGAGACGAGGCCGTCAAGACCGAACTGCGCGGCGTCGGGCAGTCGATCCGGGAAGCCCTGGTGGACCGCAACGACGCCCGGAACCGGACGGTGCGGTCGCTGGTCAATGTCGGCGCTCTTCTCGGCAACAAGCTGCGCACCGATCAGCAGCGGCTGCTGGCCGTGAATCAGGCGATCGAGCAAGTGGCACGACCAGCCCTGCGGCGGCTGCAGGCGCGGCGTCAGGACGCCCCGACCCGCAAGGCGACCGCCGACGCCGAGGCACAGATGCAGCAGATGGAGAAGCAGCGGTCCGGGCTGGAGGATACGGTGCGCACCTCGCGCGAGATCTATGTCGACACCGTTCTCAGCACCGCCGGCGACTACTCCGACGAGGTGGTCCAGGCGCAGGTGCCGACGCTGAAGGCGGAGCTGCACGCCCGCGGCTCCGACTCGCTGCTGCCCTATGTCGACATCTTCGTGCTGCACATGCAGCGGATGCGCGACAACGGCGCCGCCGACCCGCAGAGCCTCGTCGACGATCTGACGCAATGA
- a CDS encoding DUF3060 domain-containing protein yields MIAVERHSMTRMIFGIAALLGFSIAPCAPSQAEILILQTAAERQPIACEDRDVVIRADDQRYTISGKCRSLILEGDRNIVSIGLASGATLTVSGSQNQVYWTERSQAPSVVDAGSGNRIEPLDGARPRR; encoded by the coding sequence ATGATCGCAGTCGAGAGACACAGCATGACCCGGATGATCTTCGGCATCGCAGCCCTGCTCGGGTTTTCGATTGCTCCCTGCGCGCCATCGCAGGCGGAGATCCTGATCCTGCAGACTGCGGCCGAACGCCAGCCCATCGCCTGCGAGGACCGCGACGTCGTCATTCGCGCCGACGACCAGCGCTACACCATTTCAGGCAAGTGCCGTTCGCTCATCCTCGAAGGCGATCGCAACATCGTCTCGATCGGGCTGGCCTCGGGCGCCACGCTGACCGTGTCCGGGTCGCAGAACCAGGTGTACTGGACGGAGAGGTCCCAGGCGCCCTCGGTCGTCGACGCGGGCAGCGGCAACCGCATCGAACCGCTCGACGGCGCAAGGCCGCGGCGCTGA
- a CDS encoding alpha-N-arabinofuranosidase, with the protein MQTVRVSIDRAFAIGETDRRLFGAFVEHLGRCVYGGLYEPGHPRADARGFRADVLELVRELAPTIIRYPGGNFVSGYNWEDGVGPADRRPRRLDLAWMSTEINAFGTNEFIDWCRAAGLEPMLAVNLGTRDGDAARRLVEYCNFPGGTELSDLRRAHGWPEPHGVKFWCLGNEMDGAWQMGTKTAEEYGRIATEAAKLMKWVDPTIELAACGSSGRTMPTFGAWEDTVLEHCFEHVEFISLHTYLNDYAGDTPAFLASPDLMDSFIDEVVAIVDAVAARRRSSRRIMLSFDEWNVWYRTRRRGEGRTKLGWPAAPEILEEVYTMKDALAFGGACISLLNHADRVRCACLAQLVNAIAPIMTATGGPAWRQTIFHPFAHFSNFGRGRVLRAQAASPTYAATYYDPRGTADLTFPLPEVPYVKVAAVHDEDGRAVTLFVLNRHLDQSAPVEIDARGFGDLELNQALEMRDDDLSAANTREAPDRIQPRALTGVRVEGGRIAATLGPASWNVIRLAASA; encoded by the coding sequence ATGCAGACCGTCAGGGTTTCCATCGACCGTGCCTTCGCCATCGGCGAGACCGACCGCCGCCTGTTCGGCGCCTTCGTCGAGCATCTCGGACGCTGCGTCTATGGCGGTCTCTACGAGCCGGGGCATCCGCGCGCCGATGCCCGCGGCTTCCGCGCCGACGTGCTCGAACTGGTGCGCGAGCTGGCGCCGACCATCATCCGGTATCCGGGCGGCAACTTCGTCTCGGGCTACAACTGGGAGGACGGCGTCGGGCCGGCCGACAGGCGCCCGCGACGGCTCGACCTCGCCTGGATGTCGACCGAGATCAACGCCTTCGGCACCAACGAGTTCATCGACTGGTGCCGGGCCGCCGGGCTGGAGCCGATGCTGGCGGTCAATCTCGGCACCCGCGACGGCGATGCCGCCCGCCGGTTGGTCGAATACTGCAACTTCCCCGGCGGGACGGAGCTCTCGGATCTGCGCCGGGCCCATGGCTGGCCGGAGCCGCACGGCGTCAAGTTCTGGTGCCTCGGCAACGAGATGGACGGGGCCTGGCAGATGGGGACCAAGACGGCGGAGGAATACGGCCGGATCGCCACCGAGGCCGCCAAGCTGATGAAATGGGTGGATCCGACGATCGAGCTCGCCGCCTGCGGCTCGTCGGGCCGCACCATGCCGACCTTCGGCGCGTGGGAGGACACGGTGCTCGAGCACTGTTTCGAGCATGTCGAGTTCATCTCGCTGCACACCTATCTCAACGACTATGCCGGGGACACGCCGGCCTTCCTCGCCAGCCCCGACCTGATGGACTCCTTCATCGACGAGGTCGTCGCCATCGTCGACGCCGTGGCGGCGCGGCGGCGCTCCTCCAGGCGCATCATGCTCAGCTTCGACGAATGGAACGTGTGGTACCGCACGCGCCGGCGCGGCGAAGGCCGGACCAAGCTCGGCTGGCCGGCGGCGCCCGAGATCCTGGAAGAGGTCTACACCATGAAGGATGCGCTGGCCTTCGGCGGGGCCTGCATTTCGCTGCTCAACCACGCCGACCGGGTGCGCTGCGCCTGCCTGGCGCAGCTGGTGAACGCCATCGCCCCGATCATGACGGCGACCGGCGGCCCGGCCTGGCGGCAGACGATCTTCCATCCCTTCGCCCATTTCAGCAATTTCGGCCGCGGCCGGGTCCTCCGGGCGCAGGCGGCCTCACCGACCTATGCCGCGACCTATTACGACCCCCGCGGCACGGCGGACCTGACCTTCCCGTTGCCGGAGGTGCCCTATGTCAAGGTGGCCGCCGTCCATGACGAGGACGGCCGGGCCGTGACCCTGTTCGTCCTCAATCGCCACCTCGACCAATCGGCCCCGGTCGAGATCGACGCGCGCGGCTTCGGCGATCTCGAGTTGAACCAGGCGCTGGAGATGCGCGACGACGATCTCTCCGCGGCCAACACCAGAGAGGCGCCGGACCGGATCCAGCCCCGCGCGCTGACCGGCGTGCGGGTGGAGGGCGGACGGATCGCGGCGACGCTCGGGCCTGCGTCCTGGAACGTGATCAGACTGGCGGCCTCGGCATGA
- a CDS encoding ImcF-related family protein — protein MLGGGLAIAAALLAAIHIANARLAGEARSAVGEARAVAPGPAASPDDPAVALAALDRLSASPLAGGPPAWWRRAGLNAGDLDDLQAETQRLDRDLLRDGLLGRLAGRILERIERPDIAPELAFEGLKAVLALGDADAPRQDDLIRLWATIDWSMTEPSPDRRERLARQLDRALAAEPRLLPAVDAAAIDRVRARLRQTPLAVRAYAAIRSSEAAQALPPFRADLVLGADGWPLTRRSGASLATPIPGLLTADGFHRVMAPALADLSGALQADAWVLGDSGRPETVGRTLAATVLGLYLDDTARAWDSLLDDLEVTLPGADPGSAGRVIDALTRSPGPLLRLALAARQATLFDRASGADAVRLSALAEAVGGTRPWTAIDRRYAWLLGGDGRDLPGFGVLIDAAQPLIDSAGGLPGDAPPSASPLD, from the coding sequence GTGCTGGGGGGCGGGCTCGCCATCGCGGCCGCTCTCCTCGCCGCCATCCACATCGCCAATGCGCGGCTCGCCGGGGAAGCGCGATCGGCGGTCGGGGAGGCCCGCGCCGTCGCGCCCGGCCCTGCCGCGTCGCCGGACGATCCGGCCGTCGCTCTCGCCGCCCTCGACCGCCTCTCCGCCTCTCCGCTCGCCGGCGGACCGCCAGCCTGGTGGCGACGGGCCGGCCTGAATGCCGGGGACCTCGACGATCTCCAGGCCGAGACGCAGCGGCTGGACCGCGACCTGCTGCGCGACGGGCTGCTGGGCCGCCTGGCAGGCCGCATCCTGGAGCGGATCGAGCGTCCGGACATCGCGCCCGAGCTCGCCTTCGAGGGGCTGAAGGCGGTCCTTGCCCTCGGCGACGCGGACGCTCCGCGGCAGGACGACCTGATCCGCCTCTGGGCCACGATCGACTGGTCGATGACCGAGCCCTCCCCCGACCGGCGCGAAAGGCTGGCGCGCCAGCTGGACCGGGCCCTGGCTGCGGAACCGCGCCTCCTGCCTGCGGTGGATGCCGCGGCGATCGACCGGGTCAGGGCCCGCCTCCGGCAGACGCCGCTCGCGGTCCGGGCCTATGCCGCGATCCGGAGCTCCGAGGCGGCCCAGGCTCTGCCGCCGTTCCGCGCAGATCTCGTCCTCGGTGCCGACGGCTGGCCGCTGACCCGCCGCTCCGGAGCCTCCCTCGCCACGCCGATCCCCGGCCTGCTCACGGCGGACGGGTTCCACCGGGTGATGGCGCCGGCCCTGGCCGATCTGTCCGGCGCGCTGCAGGCCGATGCCTGGGTGCTGGGCGATAGCGGACGGCCCGAGACGGTCGGGCGCACGCTCGCCGCAACCGTGCTCGGCCTTTACCTCGACGACACGGCCAGGGCCTGGGACAGCCTTCTGGACGATCTCGAGGTCACGCTGCCCGGGGCCGACCCCGGCAGCGCAGGCCGGGTCATCGACGCTCTGACCCGGTCGCCCGGACCGCTCCTGCGCCTCGCCCTCGCCGCACGCCAAGCCACGCTGTTCGACCGGGCGAGCGGTGCGGACGCAGTGCGGCTTTCGGCCCTGGCCGAGGCCGTCGGCGGCACCAGGCCGTGGACGGCGATCGATCGTCGCTACGCCTGGCTTCTCGGGGGTGACGGCCGGGATCTGCCTGGCTTCGGGGTGCTGATCGACGCGGCGCAGCCGCTGATCGATTCGGCCGGCGGCCTGCCGGGCGACGCGCCGCCATCGGCCTCGCCGCTCGACTGA
- a CDS encoding M23 family metallopeptidase, with translation MAEVAPRPGADPRAACDAGIAGAPHRLCRPEIGLWALAVPGSETAESRDEAAAVLGDLAALPDGLSRAEVARAVRRRIEREALRSGHRQQSRRRPEGVSILAAIVSPPHTMCVRTGVGRLYRLGPDGLTAIGFEGRSRSADNALQPEVTRIHLEAGDRLVLASCDLSADMMRPVDAALLREPPDTAARRLAAHAAEAGERLPAVLVLAARTVAKAASSQPVSPSRDRSPAGGRARPAGRAPLPLLLGVGALAVLTALAVGLALSHRPGPPPAEPPAPVPTADPDLAALGLSSADIGAADRRLAQTVRLAVAVNAIDRALDRLDLPPAAGSAPIADPFSPAALDAHARLLAARLPGLPLAPPLRIEYQKSSPFGVRVHPITGLTMMHTGVDLVAPAGTPIFATGAGRVLRSGPAGGYGNMVEVQHADGLVTRYAHMQSLAVGVGDPVAVGTVVGTLGSTGESTGPHLHYEVRRGDIPVDPMPFLEAGQALKAALLVAFRK, from the coding sequence ATGGCGGAGGTGGCCCCCCGGCCGGGCGCGGATCCACGCGCCGCCTGCGATGCCGGCATCGCCGGGGCGCCGCACAGGCTGTGCCGGCCTGAGATCGGGCTCTGGGCGCTGGCCGTGCCGGGAAGCGAGACGGCGGAGAGTCGCGACGAGGCAGCCGCCGTCCTGGGGGATCTTGCGGCGCTCCCGGACGGGCTGAGCCGGGCGGAGGTGGCTCGGGCCGTTCGCCGGCGGATCGAGCGGGAAGCGCTCCGGTCCGGTCACCGGCAGCAATCCCGCCGGCGCCCCGAAGGCGTGTCCATCCTGGCCGCGATCGTCAGCCCGCCGCATACGATGTGCGTCCGGACTGGCGTGGGCCGACTCTATCGCCTCGGGCCGGACGGCCTCACCGCCATCGGCTTCGAGGGGCGGTCCCGGTCCGCGGACAACGCGCTCCAGCCGGAGGTGACGCGGATTCACCTGGAAGCCGGAGACCGGCTGGTCCTGGCCTCCTGTGATCTGTCGGCCGACATGATGCGGCCGGTCGATGCGGCCCTCCTCCGCGAGCCGCCCGACACCGCCGCCCGGCGATTGGCCGCGCACGCCGCCGAGGCGGGGGAGCGTCTACCGGCTGTGCTCGTGCTGGCCGCGCGGACCGTCGCGAAGGCCGCCTCGTCGCAGCCGGTGTCGCCGTCGCGCGATCGATCGCCGGCAGGCGGGCGCGCCCGCCCGGCCGGACGGGCCCCGCTGCCGCTCCTCCTGGGGGTCGGGGCCTTGGCGGTGCTCACGGCTCTGGCGGTTGGCCTGGCGCTGTCGCACCGGCCCGGGCCACCGCCGGCAGAGCCGCCCGCTCCGGTTCCCACGGCCGACCCGGACCTTGCGGCGCTCGGCCTGTCATCGGCCGATATCGGGGCCGCCGATCGGCGTCTGGCGCAGACCGTGCGCCTGGCCGTGGCAGTCAACGCGATCGACCGTGCCCTGGACCGGCTCGACCTGCCGCCCGCAGCCGGCTCCGCCCCGATCGCCGATCCGTTCTCGCCCGCCGCGCTCGACGCCCATGCTCGCCTCCTGGCAGCGCGCCTGCCGGGGCTGCCCCTGGCGCCGCCCCTGCGCATCGAGTATCAGAAATCGAGCCCTTTCGGCGTGCGCGTCCATCCGATCACCGGCCTGACGATGATGCACACCGGCGTCGATCTCGTCGCCCCCGCGGGAACGCCGATCTTCGCCACCGGCGCCGGCCGTGTCCTGCGGTCGGGCCCCGCCGGCGGCTACGGGAACATGGTGGAGGTCCAGCATGCCGACGGGCTGGTCACCCGCTATGCGCATATGCAGTCCCTCGCGGTCGGCGTGGGCGATCCGGTCGCGGTGGGGACCGTCGTCGGCACCCTCGGCTCGACGGGCGAATCGACCGGCCCCCATCTTCACTATGAGGTCCGGCGCGGCGATATCCCGGTCGACCCGATGCCCTTCCTCGAGGCCGGCCAGGCCCTGAAGGCGGCCCTGCTGGTGGCGTTCCGGAAGTGA
- a CDS encoding ABC transporter permease, with product MGRIALAARLATRDFGHDWRIVLCQVLGLTAVLAPLLVLFGMRFGLIDTLAQRLIEDPRNREIVPAGSGRFDAAFFRDLAGQDGIAFIVPATRSIAASFTRLRKEDGGRPLSGVALLPSGPGDPLLAGNAPPAGDAVVLGRRLADSLGTAAGDRLTAEITRQRDGRIEAQRLTLTVSGITDAPIAPSDALLAPLDLLTATEDWRDGLGVGSRGWAGAPPPATDRVFARFRLYARSIYDVAAIEASLKERGVEVRTASADIAQMQLLDRNLGIAFWLIAGCGALGYLVSLAASLRAHVERKRRDLAMLRLIGLPTRSLVAFPVVQAVLIAVLGVALAGIVFQGAATALNAIFAGSLQPGERICRLLLAHFGIATAATILAALLSASWGGLLAARIQPSEGLRDV from the coding sequence GTGGGACGGATCGCGCTCGCGGCGCGCCTCGCCACCCGGGATTTCGGCCATGACTGGCGGATCGTGCTGTGCCAGGTGCTCGGCCTCACGGCGGTGCTAGCACCGCTGCTGGTGCTGTTCGGGATGCGTTTCGGCCTGATCGACACCCTGGCCCAGCGGTTGATCGAGGATCCGCGCAACCGCGAGATCGTGCCGGCCGGCAGCGGCCGCTTCGACGCCGCCTTCTTCCGGGACCTGGCCGGACAGGACGGGATCGCCTTCATCGTGCCCGCGACGCGCTCGATCGCCGCCAGCTTCACCCGTCTGCGCAAGGAAGATGGCGGCCGCCCCCTCTCCGGCGTCGCGCTGCTGCCGTCGGGGCCGGGCGACCCGCTGCTCGCCGGCAACGCGCCGCCGGCCGGGGATGCGGTCGTGCTCGGCCGCCGGCTGGCCGACAGCCTCGGCACGGCCGCGGGCGACCGGCTCACCGCCGAGATCACGCGGCAGCGCGACGGCCGCATCGAGGCGCAGCGCCTGACCCTCACCGTCTCCGGCATCACCGACGCCCCGATCGCGCCGTCCGACGCCCTGCTGGCCCCGCTGGACCTTCTCACCGCCACCGAGGACTGGCGGGACGGTCTTGGCGTCGGCAGCCGGGGCTGGGCCGGCGCCCCGCCACCGGCCACGGACCGCGTGTTCGCGCGGTTCCGCCTCTACGCCCGCTCGATCTACGACGTCGCCGCGATCGAGGCGTCGCTCAAGGAACGCGGCGTGGAGGTCCGCACCGCCTCCGCCGACATCGCGCAGATGCAGCTGCTGGACCGAAATCTCGGCATCGCCTTCTGGCTGATCGCCGGCTGCGGCGCGCTCGGTTATCTGGTCTCCCTCGCCGCCAGCCTGCGCGCCCATGTCGAGCGCAAGCGGCGGGATCTGGCGATGCTGCGCCTGATCGGGCTGCCGACCCGGTCCCTGGTCGCCTTCCCGGTGGTGCAGGCCGTGCTGATCGCGGTGCTCGGCGTCGCCCTCGCCGGCATCGTCTTCCAGGGCGCCGCCACCGCACTCAACGCCATCTTTGCAGGCAGCCTGCAGCCCGGCGAGCGCATCTGCCGGCTGCTGCTGGCCCATTTCGGCATCGCCACGGCGGCGACGATCCTGGCCGCGCTGCTGTCGGCAAGCTGGGGCGGCCTGCTCGCCGCCCGCATCCAACCCTCCGAAGGACTTCGCGATGTCTGA